One segment of Pirellulales bacterium DNA contains the following:
- a CDS encoding ABC transporter ATP-binding protein encodes MIGPSGSGKTTLLSILGGMLSPCGGQIMLHDTSVYDLSPADRAKLRQRSIGFVFQQFNLVPYLTALENAQLPLYLAGMARDEQRELATSLLQRVGLGDRLHHKPSELSVGQQQRVALARTVANQPAVILADEPTGNLDPHSRGCVLDFFDELHRDGRTLVMVTHDVAAAQRASRTITLADGAIVADSQAPRRNAA; translated from the coding sequence ATGATTGGACCGAGCGGCAGCGGCAAGACCACGCTGCTGTCGATACTTGGCGGAATGCTCTCACCGTGCGGTGGTCAGATCATGCTGCACGACACCTCTGTCTACGATTTGTCGCCTGCTGACCGCGCCAAGCTCCGCCAGCGGTCCATTGGATTTGTGTTTCAGCAGTTCAATTTGGTGCCATATCTGACCGCCCTGGAGAACGCGCAGTTGCCGCTCTATCTCGCGGGAATGGCCAGAGACGAGCAGCGAGAGCTGGCAACGAGCCTCTTGCAGCGAGTCGGCTTAGGTGACCGACTGCACCACAAACCGAGCGAACTGAGTGTTGGGCAGCAACAGCGTGTGGCACTTGCCCGCACGGTGGCCAATCAGCCGGCCGTGATTCTGGCGGACGAGCCGACAGGCAACCTCGACCCGCACAGTCGTGGGTGTGTGCTGGATTTCTTCGACGAACTGCATCGCGACGGGCGGACGCTCGTCATGGTGACCCACGACGTCGCCGCGGCCCAGCGAGCTAGCCGAACGATCACGCTGGCGGACGGTGCGATTGTCGCCGACTCGCAGGCGCCGAGGAGGAATGCGGCCTAG
- a CDS encoding cation-translocating P-type ATPase, giving the protein MSEQIELRIHGMDCAEEVAALKAELAPMPGIEKLGFEVLNGKMTVTFSPAQVTPQQLILAVGRAGLKAEPWQDVRPGAESQERTLRTVLMSTSGALLMAGASVQAIRTGWQAVVGADETVAVPWVARLLYVAAIVAGSWFVAPKAWRSLARLRPDMNLLMMVAVLGAIVIQEYLEAATVAFLFALSLSLEAWSVGRARRAIAALMSLSPTQARIMLPDGSETMVDTSQVAVGSTVVVLPGEQFPLDGKLSKGETTVNQAPITGESVPVAKSPGSDVYSGTINQEGAVEFVTSKPAGDTTLARIIRMVGDAQSKRSPSEQWVERFARYYTPAVMAFAILIMLAPPLLFDGAWSRWFYEGLVLLVIACPCALVISTPVSIVAALTASARQGVLVKGGPAMEAPAHLRAIALDKTGTLTVGRPEVRDVIGMSGHSEEEVLAIAAAVETRSEHPLANAVLRAAAAKGIKPLPAVNFQAVQGKGATASVSHGVVWVGSHRLLEERGQETPEMHSRLLELEQEGASVIVIGKDDHVCGLIALADQIRPESREAIVELRRSGIERIVMLTGDNRGTGEVIGQKAGVDEVRAELLPDDKVIAVEKLVSDFQHVAMIGDGVNDAPALARATVGIAMGAAGSDAALETADIALMGDDLRAVPWLIDHSRRTLRVIRQNIFGSLAVKAVFMVLTLLGMASLWSAIAADTGASLVVIFNGLRLLNGVGPGQAVATEAQYM; this is encoded by the coding sequence ATGTCAGAGCAGATCGAACTCAGAATCCACGGCATGGATTGCGCCGAAGAAGTCGCGGCGCTCAAGGCTGAGCTTGCGCCTATGCCGGGAATCGAGAAGCTTGGATTCGAGGTACTCAATGGCAAGATGACCGTGACGTTCTCTCCCGCACAGGTCACTCCGCAGCAGCTCATACTAGCGGTCGGTCGAGCAGGACTGAAGGCTGAGCCATGGCAGGACGTCCGGCCTGGGGCCGAATCGCAAGAGCGCACGCTCAGAACCGTGCTGATGTCCACGAGCGGAGCGTTGCTCATGGCAGGCGCCTCGGTGCAAGCAATTCGCACGGGTTGGCAAGCGGTGGTAGGCGCTGACGAAACCGTGGCCGTGCCTTGGGTGGCACGACTGCTCTATGTCGCGGCGATCGTAGCGGGCTCTTGGTTCGTTGCGCCCAAGGCATGGCGGTCGCTGGCTCGCCTGCGACCTGACATGAATCTGCTGATGATGGTCGCCGTGCTGGGGGCAATCGTCATCCAAGAATACCTGGAGGCGGCCACGGTCGCGTTTCTCTTCGCCCTGTCGTTGAGCTTAGAGGCGTGGAGCGTCGGAAGGGCGCGGCGGGCGATCGCGGCGCTGATGTCGCTGAGTCCGACGCAAGCACGGATTATGCTGCCCGACGGCAGCGAGACCATGGTTGACACCTCGCAAGTAGCCGTCGGCAGTACGGTGGTTGTCCTGCCTGGCGAACAATTCCCCTTGGATGGCAAGCTCAGCAAGGGCGAGACGACCGTCAACCAGGCTCCCATTACCGGCGAATCGGTGCCGGTCGCAAAATCGCCCGGCAGTGATGTTTATTCCGGCACCATCAATCAAGAGGGGGCTGTCGAATTCGTAACGTCTAAGCCTGCTGGAGACACCACACTCGCCCGAATTATCCGGATGGTGGGCGACGCCCAGAGCAAGCGTTCACCCAGCGAACAATGGGTCGAGCGCTTTGCCCGGTACTACACTCCGGCGGTGATGGCCTTCGCAATTCTAATCATGCTGGCGCCGCCACTACTGTTTGACGGTGCCTGGTCGCGCTGGTTCTACGAGGGGCTTGTGCTGTTGGTGATCGCTTGTCCCTGCGCACTCGTCATCTCTACGCCGGTTAGCATCGTCGCAGCCCTGACCGCCTCGGCCCGCCAAGGCGTGCTCGTCAAGGGCGGACCGGCGATGGAGGCTCCGGCGCACCTGCGGGCAATCGCCCTCGACAAAACCGGCACACTGACAGTCGGGCGTCCCGAGGTTCGCGATGTGATTGGAATGTCGGGCCATTCGGAAGAGGAAGTTTTGGCGATCGCCGCGGCCGTCGAGACTCGTTCCGAGCATCCACTTGCCAATGCTGTGCTGAGAGCGGCGGCGGCGAAGGGAATCAAGCCGTTGCCCGCGGTCAACTTCCAAGCGGTTCAAGGAAAGGGTGCGACCGCGAGCGTTTCACATGGTGTGGTGTGGGTGGGATCGCACCGCTTGCTCGAAGAACGAGGTCAAGAAACGCCCGAGATGCACAGTCGGTTGCTGGAGCTTGAACAGGAGGGTGCCAGCGTCATCGTGATCGGCAAAGACGATCATGTTTGCGGCTTGATCGCCTTGGCAGACCAGATTCGTCCAGAGAGCCGCGAAGCGATTGTCGAGTTGCGCCGCTCTGGGATTGAACGCATTGTCATGCTTACCGGCGACAATCGCGGAACAGGCGAGGTGATCGGCCAGAAAGCTGGCGTGGACGAGGTGCGAGCCGAACTTCTGCCCGACGACAAAGTCATCGCGGTGGAAAAGCTGGTCAGCGACTTTCAGCATGTGGCCATGATCGGCGACGGCGTCAACGACGCGCCGGCCCTAGCGCGGGCGACAGTCGGCATCGCCATGGGAGCTGCAGGTAGCGATGCGGCACTTGAGACGGCCGATATAGCGCTCATGGGTGACGATCTGCGGGCTGTCCCTTGGTTGATCGATCATTCCCGGCGCACGTTGCGTGTGATCCGGCAGAACATTTTTGGATCACTGGCGGTGAAGGCGGTGTTCATGGTGTTGACACTCCTGGGCATGGCATCGCTGTGGTCAGCGATCGCCGCAGACACAGGGGCGTCACTGGTCGTCATTTTCAACGGATTGCGATTACTCAACGGTGTTGGTCCGGGACAAGCGGTAGCCACCGAAGCGCAATATATGTAA